The following proteins are encoded in a genomic region of Fusarium oxysporum f. sp. lycopersici 4287 chromosome 1, whole genome shotgun sequence:
- a CDS encoding hypothetical protein (At least one base has a quality score < 10), whose protein sequence is MDHSAPFAHHHQQQNQPTSFESEKVDYGFDSLLGHDTCLTHGLDSLGTCNNTENACLDQRCFDHYGKTAAIKNALDIGLDLKHGTDTISQRHDQANNARSTRAKSRTQSNISSSPARTLSTAAMRVSAHRQKRRRQSEQTHQYHHQLDYQQSSHVHRMHSPHSIQQDQNLQHIDPTAVLQTVNENLQHNFNMPLLDSQHTSFGEFQHQNHAFSMPSLYDRWPQAVAPSWANMMGQANVANCMPMSWTQHMGCNNAASVDCTSACGDAKCWSQCGDGDHADCCFDASCDEFDFSHAACCFEPTCAALEPCLDASCQEAAIPCNDSHCVSTTVSTTPASVSVTTPSAEPEPVVNTLMSPVEPGQGVPLDIDSAMGHDFGDFSHEIGPSFTEDLNQHVGNLASRPSGPGLSHNGAFSMPSQSPTPKTELAEKQAIKGEADFTCQWLCEGDGVLCSKRFGSNKELQDHCKNEHVKTLQKGENGFCCTWYACIRPGPFSQKSKLERHMQTHTGYKPVKCEICGIMLSAKQSLEQHMRTHSGEKPWKCEHPGCEARFKQQSALTMHMRTHTGEKPLQCEICGKRFGESSNLSKHRRTHNVRGNHVCEHCGKDFHRLDQLRRHLQTHLQDGGRKSSKSS, encoded by the exons ATGGACCACTCAGCGCCTTTcgctcatcatcaccagcagcaaAACCAGCCAACTTCTTTCGAATCCGAAAAAGTCGACTATGGATTTGACAGTTTGCTCGGTCACGATACCTGCCTGACACACGGTCTCGATTCTCTCGGTACCTGCAACAACACTGAGAACGCTTGTCTCGATCAACGCTGTTTTGACCACTATGGTAAAACTGCTGCCATCAAGAACGCTCTTGACATCGGCCTCGATCTTAAGCACGGTACTGATACGATCTCCCAGCGTCATGACCAGGCCAACAACGCCCGTTCCACGAGGGCAAAAAGCCGTACCCAATCAAACATATCCAGTTCTCCTGCAAGAACATTGTCCACTGCGGCAATGAGAGTCTCAGCGCACCGACAAAAGCGAAGGAGACAGTCTGAGCAGACGCATCAATATCATCACCAACTGGACTATCAGCAGTCGTCGCATGTGCACCGAATGCACTCTCCTCATAGCATTCAACAAGATCAGAATCTCCAGCATATCGACCCCACAGCCGTTCTTCAGACCGTCAACGAGAATTTGCAGCACAACTTCAACATGCCACTGTTAGACAGCCAACATACATCGTTTGGCGAATTCCAACACCAGAACCATGCGTTTTCAATGCCCAGTCTCTATGATCGTTGGCCACAAGCCGTTGCTCCCTCCTGGGCCAACATGATGGGCCAAGCCAACGTCGCTAATTGCATGCCAATGTCGTGGACACAACATATGGGATGCAACAACGCCGCCTCTGTTGACTGCACTTCTGCATGCGGCGATGCCAAATGCTGGAGTCAATGTGGCGATGGAGATCATGCGGACTGCTGCTTCGATGCTTCTTGTGACGAGTTTGACTTCTCCCATGCTGCCTGTTGTTTCGAACCCACTTGTGCTGCTCTTGAGCCATGCCTTGATGCCTCTTGCCAGGAGGCAGCAATCCCCTGCAACGATTCGCATTGCGTGAGCACCACCGTTTCCACTACTCCGGCATCTGTGTCTGTTACAACGCCCTCGGCAGAACCTGAACCCGTGGTCAATACCCTAATGAGCCCAGTCGAACCAGGCCAGGGTGTTCCTCTGGATATTGACTCCGCGATGGGTCATGACTTTGGCGATTTCTCTCATGAAATCGGACCTAGTTTTACTGAGGATCTCAACCAACACGTCGGGAATCTTGCAAGTCGTCCCAGTGGCCCAGGGCTGAGCCATAATGGCGCCTTTTCTATGCCTTCACAATCCCCCACACCGAAAACCGAGTTGGCTGAGAAGCAAGCCATAAAAGGAGAAGCCGATTTCACCTGCCAATGGCTTTGTGAAGGAGATGGCGTCCTCTGTTCCAAAAGGTTTGGAAGTAATAAAGAACTCCAGGACCACTGTAAGAATGAACATGTCAAGACTCTGCAGAAGGGCGAAAATGGGTTCTGTTGCACATGGTACGCTTGTATAAGACCCGGTCCATTCTCACAAAAGAGCAAATTGGAACGGCATATGCAGACGCATACCGGAT ACAAACCAGTTAAATGCGAGATTTGCGGCATAATGCTTTCAGCAAAGCAATCCCTGGAGCAGCACATGCGTACCCACTCAGGAGAGAAACCATGGAAGTGCGAACATCCGGGGTGTGAAGCGCGTTTCAAGCAACAGAGTGCTCTTA CCATGCACATGCGCACGCATACAGGAGAAAAGCCTTTGCAGTGCGAAATCTGTGGGAAGCGGTTTGGTGAATCTTCCAATCTATCCAAGCACCGTCGCACGCACAATGTTCGTGGTAACCACGTTTGTGAGCACTGCGGCAAAGACTTTCATCGGCTGGATCAACTTCGTCGGCATCTGCAAACTCATCTGCAAGATGGCGGCCGCAAGAGTAGCAAAAGCTCATGA
- a CDS encoding gluconokinase — MLSYEPTPMSIKTPTKPTTITLPPTTSSPMTVAPPSVNSASINGHKAQGQQHIWLVTGPAGCGKTTVAGYLAQSLGLPYIEGDSFHPPANIDKMRNGIPLTDADRWDWLTALREESIKRLNSGSNGVVLTCSALKRKYRDVIRVAGYYDHRIQIHFVFLDASEELLLARVAQRQNHYMGANMVHSQFETLERPLADEKDVITIDVSRPIEEVEREALSNVLETITKSQDKP; from the exons ATGCTTTCCTACGAACCCACACCAATGTCAATCAAGACTCCCACAAAACCAACTACCATTACTTTGCCGCCCACCACATCGTCACCAATGACGGTAGCGCCCCCATCCGTCAACTCTGCCTCCATCAATGGCCACAAAGCCCAGGGACAACAACACATCTGGCTGGTTACGGGCCCTGCCGGCTGTGGAAAGACAACAGTCGCTGGATATTTGGCTCAATCATTAGGCCTGCCCTATATTGAGGGCGATTCG TTCCACCCTCCAGCCAATATTGATAAGATGCGAAATGGTATTCCCCTAACTGATGCCGATCGATGGGATTGGCTCACAGCTTTACGGGAAGAATCCATCAAGAGACTGAATTCCGGATCCAATGGAGTCGTCCTTACTTGCTCGGCTCTCAAGCGCAAGTATCGCGATGTCATCCGCGTTGCTGGATACTACGATCACCGCATTCAGATCCACTTCGTTTTCCTCGACGCTTCtgaggagcttcttctcgctcGTGTCGCCCAACGACAAAACCATTACATGGGTGCCAACATGGTCCATAGCCAATTCGAGACCCTTGAGCGGCCTTTGGCCGATGAAAAGGATGTTATCACCATCGACGTCAGCCGGCCCATAGAAGAGGTGGAGCGAGAAGCGCTCAGTAACGTGTTGGAAACAATCACCAAATCTCAAGACAAGCCATGA
- a CDS encoding hypothetical protein (At least one base has a quality score < 10): MDHSAPFAHHHQQQNQPTSFESEKVDYGFDSLLGHDTCLTHGLDSLGTCNNTENACLDQRCFDHYGKTAAIKNALDIGLDLKHGTDTISQRHDQANNARSTRAKSRTQSNISSSPARTLSTAAMRVSAHRQKRRRQSEQTHQYHHQLDYQQSSHVHRMHSPHSIQQDQNLQHIDPTAVLQTVNENLQHNFNMPLLDSQHTSFGEFQHQNHAFSMPSLYDRWPQAVAPSWANMMGQANVANCMPMSWTQHMGCNNAASVDCTSACGDAKCWSQCGDGDHADCCFDASCDEFDFSHAACCFEPTCAALEPCLDASCQEAAIPCNDSHCVSTTVSTTPASVSVTTPSAEPEPVVNTLMSPVEPGQGVPLDIDSAMGHDFGDFSHEIGPSFTEDLNQHVGNLASRPSGPGLSHNGAFSMPSQSPTPKTELAEKQAIKGEADFTCQWLCEGDGVLCSKRFGSNKELQDHCKNEHVKTLQKGENGFCCTWYACIRPGPFSQKSKLERHMQTHTGYKPVKCEICGIMLSAKQSLEQHMRTHSGEKPWKCEHPGCEARFKQQSALSKYVNSWLNTKC; this comes from the exons ATGGACCACTCAGCGCCTTTcgctcatcatcaccagcagcaaAACCAGCCAACTTCTTTCGAATCCGAAAAAGTCGACTATGGATTTGACAGTTTGCTCGGTCACGATACCTGCCTGACACACGGTCTCGATTCTCTCGGTACCTGCAACAACACTGAGAACGCTTGTCTCGATCAACGCTGTTTTGACCACTATGGTAAAACTGCTGCCATCAAGAACGCTCTTGACATCGGCCTCGATCTTAAGCACGGTACTGATACGATCTCCCAGCGTCATGACCAGGCCAACAACGCCCGTTCCACGAGGGCAAAAAGCCGTACCCAATCAAACATATCCAGTTCTCCTGCAAGAACATTGTCCACTGCGGCAATGAGAGTCTCAGCGCACCGACAAAAGCGAAGGAGACAGTCTGAGCAGACGCATCAATATCATCACCAACTGGACTATCAGCAGTCGTCGCATGTGCACCGAATGCACTCTCCTCATAGCATTCAACAAGATCAGAATCTCCAGCATATCGACCCCACAGCCGTTCTTCAGACCGTCAACGAGAATTTGCAGCACAACTTCAACATGCCACTGTTAGACAGCCAACATACATCGTTTGGCGAATTCCAACACCAGAACCATGCGTTTTCAATGCCCAGTCTCTATGATCGTTGGCCACAAGCCGTTGCTCCCTCCTGGGCCAACATGATGGGCCAAGCCAACGTCGCTAATTGCATGCCAATGTCGTGGACACAACATATGGGATGCAACAACGCCGCCTCTGTTGACTGCACTTCTGCATGCGGCGATGCCAAATGCTGGAGTCAATGTGGCGATGGAGATCATGCGGACTGCTGCTTCGATGCTTCTTGTGACGAGTTTGACTTCTCCCATGCTGCCTGTTGTTTCGAACCCACTTGTGCTGCTCTTGAGCCATGCCTTGATGCCTCTTGCCAGGAGGCAGCAATCCCCTGCAACGATTCGCATTGCGTGAGCACCACCGTTTCCACTACTCCGGCATCTGTGTCTGTTACAACGCCCTCGGCAGAACCTGAACCCGTGGTCAATACCCTAATGAGCCCAGTCGAACCAGGCCAGGGTGTTCCTCTGGATATTGACTCCGCGATGGGTCATGACTTTGGCGATTTCTCTCATGAAATCGGACCTAGTTTTACTGAGGATCTCAACCAACACGTCGGGAATCTTGCAAGTCGTCCCAGTGGCCCAGGGCTGAGCCATAATGGCGCCTTTTCTATGCCTTCACAATCCCCCACACCGAAAACCGAGTTGGCTGAGAAGCAAGCCATAAAAGGAGAAGCCGATTTCACCTGCCAATGGCTTTGTGAAGGAGATGGCGTCCTCTGTTCCAAAAGGTTTGGAAGTAATAAAGAACTCCAGGACCACTGTAAGAATGAACATGTCAAGACTCTGCAGAAGGGCGAAAATGGGTTCTGTTGCACATGGTACGCTTGTATAAGACCCGGTCCATTCTCACAAAAGAGCAAATTGGAACGGCATATGCAGACGCATACCGGAT ACAAACCAGTTAAATGCGAGATTTGCGGCATAATGCTTTCAGCAAAGCAATCCCTGGAGCAGCACATGCGTACCCACTCAGGAGAGAAACCATGGAAGTGCGAACATCCGGGGTGTGAAGCGCGTTTCAAGCAACAGAGTGCTCTTAGTAAATATGTCAACTCCTGGCTCAATACCAAATGCTAA
- a CDS encoding 2-oxoisovalerate dehydrogenase E2 component (dihydrolipoyl transacylase), whose protein sequence is MFLQRGSRVLQKQWHVARGMGSMAMGSRAPMMAKTQRWFSESRRLMAIKPVVLADIGEGIVECEVIQWFVEPGARVEEFSPLCEVQSDKASVEITSRFSGVVKKLHYEAGEMAKVGKPFVDIDIEGEAKAEDVDALSNQQADKEDVPPPPPTETQAGTEQQASLEAPVETPVKEKGKCASIATPAVRHLSKELNVNIADVDGTGRDGRVLKEDIYRFIKERDAKDSAQQVSPTAASSKPQDTSVQAETVVPLSNTQLQMFKTMTRSLTIPHFLYADEVDFSSLVELRKRLNRVIAKGPTVVGQPSKLSYLPFIIKAVSLALNQYPMLNARVDVDPKTNRPCLVHRSQHNIGIAMDTTGGLVVPVIKNVASLNILSIAAELSRLQALASQGKLKPADFQGGTITVSNIGNVGGTYVSPVIVEREVAILGIGRMRTVPAFDENDNVVKKQVTNFSWSADHRVIDGATMARAAEVVRQIVEEPDLMVMHLK, encoded by the exons ATGTTTCTTCAACGAGGATCCCGTGTGCTACAGAAGCAATGGCATGTTGCCAGAGGCATGGGCAGCATGGCAATGGGCTCTCGAGCTCCTATGATGGCCAAGACTCAAAGATGGTTCAGTGAATCCAGAAGATTAATGGCTATCAAACCTGTTGTTCTGGCTGACATTGGTGAAG GCATCGTTGAATGTGAAGTCATTCAATGGTTCGTGGAACCCGGTGCCCGCGTCGAAGAGTTCTCTCCGCTATGCGAAGTCCAAAGTGATAAGGCGTCTGTGGAGATTACAAGCCGCTTCTCAGGCgtggtcaagaagctgcaCTACGAAGCCGGCGAAATGGCCAAAGTCGGCAAGCCCTTTGTTGACATTGATATTGAAGGCGAGGCAAAGGCCGAGGACGTTGACGCACTATCAAATCAACAAGCCGACAAAGAGGATGTTCCTCCGCCACCACCTACAGAAACTCAGGCCGGAACAGAGCAGCAAGCGAGTCTAGAAGCGCCTGTCGAGACACcagtcaaggagaagggcaaatGCGCCAGCATCGCTACTCCAGCTGTGCGACACCTTTCCAAGGAGCTCAATGTGAATATCGCAGATGTTGATGGCACTGGAAGAGATGGCAGGGTTCTCAAGGAAGATATCTACAGATTTATCAAGGAGAGGGATGCCAAAGATAGTGCCCAGCAAGTATCGCCAACTGCTGCGTCTTCCAAGCCCCAAGACACCTCGGTACAAGCCGAAACAGTTGTGCCTCTTTCTAACACACAACTGCAGATGTTCAAGACTATGACAAGGTCCTTGACTATCCCACACTTTCTCTACGCGGACGAGGTTGACTTCTCGAGTCTCGTGGAGCTTCGGAAGCGACTGAACCGCGTTATTGCCAAGGGTCCTACAGTCGTGGGACAACCTAGCAAGCTATCATATCTACcctttataattaaggctGTCTCATTAGCGTTGAACCAGTACCCAATGCTCAATGCCAGGGTGGATGTTGACCCCAAGACTAACAGGCCATGCCTCGTCCATCGATCACAACACAACATTGGTATCGCTATGGACACCACCGGGGGGCTCGTCGTGCCCGTGATCAAGAACGTCGCTTCTCTCAACATCCTATCCATTGCGGCAGAGCTCTCGCGGCTTCAGGCATTGGCCAGCCAGGGTAAGCTTAAGCCAGCTGATTTCCAAGGGGGCACCATCACAGTGTCCAATATTGGAAACGTGGGTGGTACATATGTCAGTCCTGTCATTGTGGAACGTGAAGTGGCCATTCTGGGCATTGGACGCATGCGCACAGTACCTGCGTTTGACGAGAACGacaatgttgtcaagaagcaggTCACCAACTTCAGCTGGAGTGCTGATCACCGAGTTATTGATGGCGCTACCATGGCGCGAGCCGCTGAGGTAGTAAGACAAATAGTGGAAGAGCCGGATCTTATGGTAATGCATCTGAAATAG
- a CDS encoding hypothetical protein (At least one base has a quality score < 10) — protein sequence MDHSAPFAHHHQQQNQPTSFESEKVDYGFDSLLGHDTCLTHGLDSLGTCNNTENACLDQRCFDHYGKTAAIKNALDIGLDLKHGTDTISQRHDQANNARSTRAKSRTQSNISSSPARTLSTAAMRVSAHRQKRRRQSEQTHQYHHQLDYQQSSHVHRMHSPHSIQQDQNLQHIDPTAVLQTVNENLQHNFNMPLLDSQHTSFGEFQHQNHAFSMPSLYDRWPQAVAPSWANMMGQANVANCMPMSWTQHMGCNNAASVDCTSACGDAKCWSQCGDGDHADCCFDASCDEFDFSHAACCFEPTCAALEPCLDASCQEAAIPCNDSHCVSTTVSTTPASVSVTTPSAEPEPVVNTLMSPVEPGQGVPLDIDSAMGHDFGDFSHEIGPSFTEDLNQHVGNLASRPSGPGLSHNGAFSMPSQSPTPKTELAEKQAIKGEADFTCQWLCEGDGVLCSKRFGSNKELQDHCKNEHVKTLQKGENGFCCTWYACIRPGPFSQKSKLERHMQTHTGCELSQMVEYQAPSRRTY from the coding sequence ATGGACCACTCAGCGCCTTTcgctcatcatcaccagcagcaaAACCAGCCAACTTCTTTCGAATCCGAAAAAGTCGACTATGGATTTGACAGTTTGCTCGGTCACGATACCTGCCTGACACACGGTCTCGATTCTCTCGGTACCTGCAACAACACTGAGAACGCTTGTCTCGATCAACGCTGTTTTGACCACTATGGTAAAACTGCTGCCATCAAGAACGCTCTTGACATCGGCCTCGATCTTAAGCACGGTACTGATACGATCTCCCAGCGTCATGACCAGGCCAACAACGCCCGTTCCACGAGGGCAAAAAGCCGTACCCAATCAAACATATCCAGTTCTCCTGCAAGAACATTGTCCACTGCGGCAATGAGAGTCTCAGCGCACCGACAAAAGCGAAGGAGACAGTCTGAGCAGACGCATCAATATCATCACCAACTGGACTATCAGCAGTCGTCGCATGTGCACCGAATGCACTCTCCTCATAGCATTCAACAAGATCAGAATCTCCAGCATATCGACCCCACAGCCGTTCTTCAGACCGTCAACGAGAATTTGCAGCACAACTTCAACATGCCACTGTTAGACAGCCAACATACATCGTTTGGCGAATTCCAACACCAGAACCATGCGTTTTCAATGCCCAGTCTCTATGATCGTTGGCCACAAGCCGTTGCTCCCTCCTGGGCCAACATGATGGGCCAAGCCAACGTCGCTAATTGCATGCCAATGTCGTGGACACAACATATGGGATGCAACAACGCCGCCTCTGTTGACTGCACTTCTGCATGCGGCGATGCCAAATGCTGGAGTCAATGTGGCGATGGAGATCATGCGGACTGCTGCTTCGATGCTTCTTGTGACGAGTTTGACTTCTCCCATGCTGCCTGTTGTTTCGAACCCACTTGTGCTGCTCTTGAGCCATGCCTTGATGCCTCTTGCCAGGAGGCAGCAATCCCCTGCAACGATTCGCATTGCGTGAGCACCACCGTTTCCACTACTCCGGCATCTGTGTCTGTTACAACGCCCTCGGCAGAACCTGAACCCGTGGTCAATACCCTAATGAGCCCAGTCGAACCAGGCCAGGGTGTTCCTCTGGATATTGACTCCGCGATGGGTCATGACTTTGGCGATTTCTCTCATGAAATCGGACCTAGTTTTACTGAGGATCTCAACCAACACGTCGGGAATCTTGCAAGTCGTCCCAGTGGCCCAGGGCTGAGCCATAATGGCGCCTTTTCTATGCCTTCACAATCCCCCACACCGAAAACCGAGTTGGCTGAGAAGCAAGCCATAAAAGGAGAAGCCGATTTCACCTGCCAATGGCTTTGTGAAGGAGATGGCGTCCTCTGTTCCAAAAGGTTTGGAAGTAATAAAGAACTCCAGGACCACTGTAAGAATGAACATGTCAAGACTCTGCAGAAGGGCGAAAATGGGTTCTGTTGCACATGGTACGCTTGTATAAGACCCGGTCCATTCTCACAAAAGAGCAAATTGGAACGGCATATGCAGACGCATACCGGATGTGAGTTGTCCCAGATGGTTGAATATCAGGCTCCATCTCGAAGAACGTACTAA
- a CDS encoding 60S ribosomal protein L35 produces the protein MSSGKVKAGALWGKNKDDLTKQLAELKTELGQLRIQKVASSGSKLNRIHDIRKSIARVLTVINAKQRAQLRLFYKNKKYAPLDLRPKQTRAIRRRLSPEEKSRVLEKTKKRTVHFPQRKFAIKA, from the exons ATG TCGTCgggcaaggtcaaggctggtgCGCTCTGGggcaagaacaaggatgatTTGACAAAGCAGCTCGCTGAGCTCAAGACCGAGCTTGGTCAACTCCGCATCCAGAAGGTCGCCTCTTCTGGCTCCAAGCTGAACAGGAT CCATGACATCCGCAAGTCGATCGCCCGTGTCCTGACCGTTATCAACGCCAAGCAAAGGGCTCAGCTTCGCCTGTtctacaagaacaagaagtaCGCCCCTCTCGACCTCCGACCCAAGCAGACTCGTGCCATCCGTCGCCGACTATCACCTGAGGAGAAGTCTCGCGTCCTcgagaagaccaagaagcgCACTGTTCACTTCCCTCAGCGCAAGTTCGCCATCAAG GCTTAA